A genomic stretch from Lathyrus oleraceus cultivar Zhongwan6 chromosome 2, CAAS_Psat_ZW6_1.0, whole genome shotgun sequence includes:
- the LOC127121151 gene encoding leghemoglobin Lb120-1-like — translation MGFTEKQEALVNSSWELFKQNPNYSVLFYTIILKKAPAAKGMFSFLKDSAEVVDSPKLQAHAEKVFGMVHDSAIQLRASGEVVVGDATLGAIHIQKGVVDPHFVVVKEALLETIKEASGEKWSEELSTAWEVAYEGLASAIKKAMN, via the exons ATGGGTTTCACTGAGAAGCAAGAAGCTTTAGTTAATAGCTCATGGGAATTATTTAAACAGAATCCTAATTATAGTGTTTTGTTCTACACCAT CATATTGAAAAAAGCACCCGCAGCAAAAGGAATGTTCTCATTTCTTAAGGATTCGGCTGAAGTAGTGGATAGTCCTAAACTTCAAGCCCATGCTGAAAAAGTTTTTGGAATG GTGCATGACTCAGCTATTCAACTTCGAGCATCAGGAGAAGTAGTTGTAGGGGATGCAACATTGGGTGCCATTCACATTCAGAAGGGAGTTGTTGATCCTCATTTTGTG GTGGTCAAAGAAGCTTTGCTAGAAACCATAAAAGAAGCATCAGGAGAAAAATGGAGCGAAGAATTGAGTACTGCTTGGGAAGTTGCCTATGAAGGATTAGCATCCGCAATTAAGAAGGCAATGAATTAA
- the LOC127121150 gene encoding leghemoglobin Lb120-34, producing the protein MGFTEKQEALVNSSWELFKQNPSYSVLFYTIILKKAPAAKGMFSFLKDSAEVVDSPKLQAHAEKVFGMVHDSAIQLRASGEVVVGDATLGAIHIQKGVVDPHFVVVKEALLETIKEASGEKWSEELSTAWEVAYEGLASAIKKAMN; encoded by the exons ATGGGTTTCACTGAGAAGCAAGAAGCTTTAGTTAATAGCTCATGGGAATTATTTAAACAGAATCCTAGTTATAGTGTTTTGTTCTACACCAT TATATTGAAAAAAGCACCCGCAGCAAAAGGAATGTTCTCATTTCTTAAGGATTCGGCTGAAGTAGTGGATAGTCCTAAACTTCAAGCCCATGCTGAAAAAGTTTTTGGAATG GTGCATGACTCAGCTATTCAACTTCGAGCATCAGGAGAAGTAGTTGTAGGGGATGCAACATTGGGTGCCATTCACATTCAGAAGGGAGTTGTTGATCCTCATTTTGTG GTGGTCAAAGAAGCTTTGCTAGAAACCATAAAAGAAGCATCAGGAGAAAAATGGAGCGAAGAATTGAGTACTGCTTGGGAAGTTGCCTATGAAGGATTAGCATCCGCAATTAAGAAGGCAATGAATTAA